CACGGACTACATTCATGGTTCCGGACCCTCCCTTCGCTATTTCGCCTTTGGCGGCCTTTGACTGAAACTGCGTTCAAAGATGCCTTCTGCAATTTTGTTTTTGAGGATCTCAATGGTTCCCCCTGCAATCATCCACCCACGGATCCGCCGAAATAAATATTCAATCGGGTATTCGGTCGAATATCCGTAGCCGCCAAAAATTTGCAGGGCTTCGTTTACGACTTCAAAGGCAGACTGATTCGCAAACGCTTTCGCCATCGCCGTATCCATCGCCGTTGGCGGCTGTTTCTCCGCATTTGCCGCGGCACGGTAAATCATCAGTCTGGCAGCTTCCAGCTTGATTTTCATTTCGGCAAATTTCCACTGCAGTCCTTGGAATTCACAGAGGGGACGATCAAATTGCCGTCTGACCTTGGCGTGTTCAACCGCCATATCGAATGCAGCCTGTGCCAGTGAAAGCGAGCGAATTGCGTTGCCTAACCGCTCAATATTGAAAACAGGAAACAGCTTGCGGAAACCATCTTCCCGCACCAATATGTTCTCGACGGGTACCTCGCAATTGTCAAAATACAAAGCACAGTGCGCTTCCCCTGACATATGACGCTCCAGTTTTCCCACGGTAAATCCTGGCGCCCCCCGTTCCACAAGAATCGCCCCGGAAGAGCGCACATCGTTCCCGAAGCGTACCCAAACCACATAGTACGAATTGAACGGCCCGTTTGTATTGAAGATTTTGCTTCCGTTTATGACCACTTTGTCCCCATCAATACGCGCGGTCGTCCTCAGATCAGTGGAAGCAGATCCGGCATCCGGCTCGCTCATCGCGGCGGATATCATCTTTTCTCCACCAAGAATTGTTGGAAGAATCCGTTTTTTCAAAGCGGGAGAACCATATGCAGCTAACTGCCGAATCCCCCCAAAATTCCCCACCTGAATCATATCGGCAGTATGTGGACAAATTTGTGCGACAGCTTCCATCACTAACAGCGCGTCAAACAAGGTTCCCCCGGCTCCCCCGTCCTCTTCCGGAACGGTAATTCCAAGCAACCCATGGTGTGCCAATATTTTTGCATGTTCAAACGGCGGCTCCCCTTTTTCATCCCAAGTGAATGCCTTTTCTGCAAATTTTGCTTTCGCCAGATCCCTCGCAAATTTTTGCAATTCCTTTTGTTCATTTGTCAATTGAAAATCCATTTTTCCCTCTCCTCTCTGCAACCTATACTTAAGCAAGTTTTGTGCCAATATAAAATAGCGTATAGGATTCTATTCATGAATTGCAGACGTGAAGGATTCGTTTTTCATTGTGTTCAACTTTAGAACGTATTTTTGTTTACTGTTGTTTTTTTATTGAACGATAGTAGCCATTAGCAATCAATGGAGCTTTATCATATATTTTATACGACATGTTAATTTATACATATATTTTTCATTACTTCAGGAAAGTAATTCGATTATGTCGGAACAGATCATGTAATTGGCGGGCAAATGGCCGTTGAACATTTGATCAAAAAGGGGCACAAAAGAATCGCGTTTCTTGGCAGACCATTCGAGTCATCTGCTTGGAAAGAACGCGAGAAAGGATACTGTAATGCTCTTAAAGAGACCGTCAAGCAGCTCTACCCAATTTCGGTCTCTTGGCAACTCGTTGACGCAACAGGAAAAACAAAACAAACTATTTCGCTATTCGATGGCCGCAACGGCTGCCCGCAGGCCAAGGAGGTAGCTGTCGACCCCAAATCCGCAGATTTGGCCTTTTGCGATTTCAGCAAAAACAGAATGATGCCGAAACTCTTCTCTTGCATGAATATTTGACATATGAATCTCAATAATGGGTACCGTGAGAATCGCAAGGGCATCCCGCAAGCCGTAGCTATAATGGGTCCATGCTCCGGCATTGATGATAACGGCATCCGTATTCTCGAAAAAGGCCTGATGAATCCGTTCGCACATCTCGCCTTCATGATTGGTCTGAAAACTCTCCACCTCAACACCTAGCTCTTTTGCAAGCTCATTCAGTCGCTCGTTGATTTGATCAAGTGTAATCGTGCCATATTGCACAGGATCCCTCTTCCCGAACATGTTGTGATTAATTCCGTGCAGCATAAGAATCTTTTTCATTGTATCTCCTCCTCGTCATGTATCGCGCATCGAGTCTGCTTTCCAAATCGAATGTAACTGACTCGTTGCCGCTGTTTTTAAAAAGTAACTTTTCTGCCTTCGCTTGCCGATAGATAGGCTGCGTAAATAACTTTTGTGGTTTCATACGCCAAATCAATGTCCGACAGCGGCTTTCTGCCGTATGCAGCACACTCTGCAAACTCTTGGAGTTCGAATGTATAGCCCCGCAAAATTTCGTCTGCGACAAACACAGGATTCCATCCTGTCTTTTCCGGCTGCATTTCGGAAAAATAGACATCATCCAAGCCGTCCTGATCAAGAAAATACGTTTTCAAATTGTCCGCAGGTGTGATATTACACATAATGGCGCCATCATTCGCATAGATCTCGACGTAGTTTTTCACTCCGCCTAATACGTTGTCACTTGCCATTACCACAGCTTTTGTTCCATCCGAAAAGGTAATGGTAACATTAGAAAAATCTTCTACATCGATTGGATTACTGGTTAGGTGCCTCTTTTCGTGCGCCGTTAATGTCTTACCGATGTTCCCCATATCTGCAGTCACGCTTGTCACCGAAATTTCTTCATTTCTCGCTTGCGCTTCCACCTGTTTTAACCATAAAACCCCGGAAAGCGGATGACATCCCATTCGAATGAGTGAACCGCCGCCCGTTTTTTCCCACATGCCTGCTACCGGTGAAGATGAGCCCCTTAAACTTTCTTCCCCCTTCATAAACAACAGCTTGCTTTTTTTGCTTCGGATAATTTCCGCAGCCTTTACTATGCTTGGGCAATATATATAGTTTTCAGCATACATAAACATCCTATTGCTCGACTTAACAATTTCCCTGGCTTCTTCTATTTCTTTCAGTACCGTTTCATACATTTTGGCTTTGGAAACTTTCATTCCTATCGGTTTCTCATCATCTGCTTCACCGAAATAACCTGTTAATGGTTTTTCACATATCACGTGTTTCCCAGCTTTTAATGCTTTTAAAGCAAATTTTATGTGTAAATGTGGTGGCGTCACGATATCTATTACATCAATTTCATCATCTTGTAATACCTCGTCAAAATTCGCAGTAACTTGTTCGATTCCGTATTTTTTGGCAAACTCTTGCACTTTCTCCACATCAATATCAACTATCGTTTTTAGCCTGACACGTACACCATGCACCTTTGCATATCCATTGGCATGTAAAAAAGCCGCATAGCCGCCGCCTATTAAAGCTATAGTAACAGTTTTCATAATGGTTCCTCCCGCTTCTACTACTCGTTTATTTCAATCCGTTGAATTTTACCTGCAATAAAGATATAAGACAACGCTCCAATCAGCGCGACTACACTTATGAAAACCAAGGCTCCGGAAAACGAATGGGTGGCATTGACGATGATTCCTACGACAAGAGGTGTAACTATTCCCGCCAGATTCCCCATAAAGTTAAATACCCCGCCTGCCAAGCCGACTAATTCACTCGGTGCGATATCCGATACCAATGTCCATGAAATCGCTGACATGCCTTGTGCAAAAAATGCCACTGACATGATCGTGATTATCATGCTCGTGGAAGTCGTATAGTTGGCCAAGATGATCGCACAGGCAAGCAGCAAGCCTGTAATAATCGGAGTTTTGCGGGATGCTCCTGTGGAAAATCCGCGCCGCAACATCCGGTCTGACAAATACCCGCTGAATATTACACCCAAAAATGCCGCAATGTACGGAATCGATCCTAAAAATCCGGCTTTCAGAAACTGCATGTGCTTTGCTGACACAAGATATGTCGGGAACCACGTCAGGAAAAAGAACAGCGTGGATGTATTGGCAAACTGACCGATATAAATCCCCCAGAGCTGCCGATGATTAAACAGATGCCGCAAATGTGCCAGATTCAATGTTTTTACCGTGCCTGCTGTTTCGGCAAGTCCGCCGCCTTGGCGAATATACTCCATCTCTGCCTGGTTGATATAGCGGCTATCCTTGGGATCCCGATAAAACTTAAACCAAAAAATAGCGAAGTGGGTCGACTGTTTTTCATTTGAATTCTATGAATGTCCATCTGTTGTTGCATTTACGTTTCCTCCCACTTTAAATAAATTCTGATTCCTTGGCAATAATCACCGATTGCATGGAGATGAGTGAGTATCGAGATAGTCCTTTGCGGTTTGCAAACAGCGCCGCGCAAATTCCTCATAACCTAATTCCTGAACACGCTTGACGTGCGGCAGCTCCAACGAATAGGGAATCTCGGGCATCCGATTTAGGATGGCAGCAATATCAATGCCACCCTCGCCCACATACAGGCGCTCTGCACGTCCGGTATGGAGCAAGCCTTCGCGCGTGGTCGGAATCTCTTTAGGCGCGTCGCAAACATGTGCGAAGTGGAACCATTCCCGCGGCACCGAATCCAGCTCCTCAAGCCTGACGTGCGAACGGTTGAAATGAAGCGTATCAACCATGATGCCGGCATTTTCCCGGTTAGCAGCGCTGACAATATCGACAGCTTCCTTGAGAGTCGTGACACTCGCCCATGTGACGAATTCGAAATCCACCGTCAGGCCGAACGGTTTGGCCAGATCGCAAAGTTCGGAAAAGCAATCAATCACGAAATTTCGATCTTCGGTCCAAGCGCTGGTAAGAATATGACGCCCGCCCAATTCAGCCGCAACTTCCATGGCAGGAAGATAGATTTTCGGATCAACGCCATCATAGATGCGCGCAAGTTCGATGTCGAGCAGCTTTACGCCCGTTTCGGCCAGTGCAGCTTTGGTTTGTCGCATCATCACCTTGTCTTCGGCTAACGGATATTTCGGCTCGTTGGGAGTTCCCAGATCGATGGGCCGAAAACTGACGAAATCATAGCCGGTTCGTGCGGCTATATAAGTCATTTCCGGAGGCGTACAGCCAAGCACTGTAAGGTGAGCCAGTGAAAATTGTCTTGTCATCTTCTTGTATTCCTCCAATCTAGCGATTTCTAACGATGTACTAAATATTACTATCGAATTAGCAACGAGTTATAGATTATATAGATCGGTCTAAATAAAAACTATTATTTCATTACCTTTATCAGTTATTGGTGCAATAAAATTCAAATGACACCGTTCTCGCGCAATTCCTCGATTTCTTTTGGATTTAACCCTAAAAAACTGCTGAGAATTTCATTGTTATGCTCACCTAAATCAGGCGCTACATGTCTGATGCTTCCAGGCGTTTTTTCAAATTTCGGGACAATCCCCGGGACTTTAATCTGACCCAATCGCGGATGTTTTACTTCAATAATATTTTCCCGTGCTTTGTACTGCGGATTTTCAAAAATATCCTTGATACTTAAAATAGGACTCACAGGCACGCCATACTCATCCAGCCTTTGCAGCAGTTCGTCCCGGTTCATGGTGAGGATCCAATCGGCCACAATCTGATTTGTCTCATCATTATTTTCCAGGCGTTTGGCATTGATATGGAATTTGGGATCTGACAACATGTCTTCCCTGTCCATTGCTTTGGCTAGCCGCTCAAAGGTAGAATCGGTGCTTGTGACGAGCACAACCCACTGACCATCTTTGGTTTGAAATGTGCCGGACGGACTTGAGTGTCCAAATAAACCAGGCGCCCTCTCCCTTACCTTGCCAAGCTGATCGTGTTCGGCAATCAAGAACTCCATCATGCGAAATACCGATTCATATAGTGCGATATCCACCATTTGGCCGCTGCCTTCCGGATTTACATCGCGGTAATACACGGCTGTCACAGCAGCGAATGCTACGTAGATTCCGGTAATATAATCCGTAAGGGAAAAGGACGGGCTTACCGGGTGCCGATCTGGAAATCCTTGCAGATACGTATACCCGCTAAACGCCGTCGCCGGTGTGCCAAAGCCTGCTTTTTCCCGATAAGGTCCTGTCTGGCCATATCCGGATACCCGCACCATGACTAAATTCGGATTGATTTTTTTCAATTCTTCATACCCGGCACCCCATTTTTCCAATGTGCCTGGCCGGAAATTTTCGATGATAATATCCACTTTCGCCGCCAGCTTTTTAAAAATTTCAATGCCTTCCGGTTTATGCAAATCCAATGTCAGGGATTTCTTATTTCTGGATAATCCCGGCCACCGGAGCGGTTCTTTGTCCAGAAATGGCCCCACACTCCGCAGCGTGTCACCTTTTCCAGGCATTTCAACTTTAATAATATCAGCCCCAAAGTCGCCCAACAGCACGGCTCCAAAGGGAGCTGCAATCATCGTAGAAACATCCAGTACTTTGACTCCTTCGAGTGGCAAACGTCCCATTGTAGTGTCCTCCATGAAATTCCGAATTTCCATGTTTCTACGATAAGGGTTGTCTCTCATCGCAGAAACATGAATGAAACTTATCCGTAATATTTTTGAATATATTTAATAATTTTGAGTTTTTGATAAAGTCGTTTCAATACGCAAACATCAATCTGTACTGACATGGGATTTTTTCTCATTGGGCGAGTAAATATCTAAGATATTCCAGTGTCCGGATGTCGGAACCGGCTCATTTAACATCGCGACATCAATCACGAACGGCTTGTTGGATGCGATCGCCCGCTGCAGCGCAGGTTTAAATTCCTCGGCCGACTGGATTTTGACTCCGTCCACCCCATACGCTTTGGCGATGCTGGCGTAATCGGGGGAATAGGATTGCCCCTCTTTCTTGAATACGGTTCCATATGTGGTATCGTAATGGGCTTTTTCCAAGCCTGCAATCGTGCCGAATGCGGAGTTGTTCATGATCACCCAGATCACCGGTATGTTTTCTTCCACAGCGGTTGCCAACACGGCAGGATTTTGTCCGAACCCGCCGTCGCCCACGAGGGAAACGACCACTTTCTCCGGTTGGGCAATTTTCGCTCCCAATGCGGCCGGCGCTCCAAATCCCATCGTGCAATATCCGCCGGGTGTCAAGATCGTACCCGCTTCATAGATCGGGAATTGTTGTCCGACTCCGTTTTTATTCCAGCCCACGTCTGTGGTGATATACGCATCCCGCGGCAATGCTTCGCGCACCTCTTGCAAAATCCGTTCCGGCCGCATGGGGAAGGAAGGATTTTCAATATGCACATGATTCTTGGCTGTAAATTCTTTTTTATAGGAAGCAATTTCTTGTTTTAATGCTTCCTTTTGCATGCCTTGCGGCACCATCGCTTTGGCGACCCGATTCAGAACCGTCAAGGCCTGTTTCAAATCGGCCACCGCTCCGATTTCGACGGGGAAATTGCGGCCGATTTCGTTCGCATCGATATCGATATGAATCAACTTCGTAGGCGGGAAATGGAAGGTATACTCCGGTTCCCATGAGCTGCAATCCGCTTCCGCAAACCGCGTGCCGAGCGCCAGAATATAATCCGCCTGCCGGCACTTGTCGTTGACAAACTGTGTGCCCCAGAATCCGGTCATGCCCAATGCAAACGGATGATCATCCGCTACGGCGCCTTTGCCCATCACCGAATACGCCACAGGAATGCCAAGATGCCCGACAAACTCCCGCAGCTCTTCCGCCGCGTTTGCCAGCATGACGCCGCCGCCCGCATAGATGAGCGGATATTTGGCATTGGAGAGTCTTTCAATGATTTGTTTGGCGGTTTCCTCATCGATCGATGGTTTCCGGATCGTTTTCGTATGATGCTTCAACCGTTCAAACAGCGCCACATCC
Above is a window of Fodinisporobacter ferrooxydans DNA encoding:
- a CDS encoding acyl-CoA dehydrogenase family protein, producing the protein MDFQLTNEQKELQKFARDLAKAKFAEKAFTWDEKGEPPFEHAKILAHHGLLGITVPEEDGGAGGTLFDALLVMEAVAQICPHTADMIQVGNFGGIRQLAAYGSPALKKRILPTILGGEKMISAAMSEPDAGSASTDLRTTARIDGDKVVINGSKIFNTNGPFNSYYVVWVRFGNDVRSSGAILVERGAPGFTVGKLERHMSGEAHCALYFDNCEVPVENILVREDGFRKLFPVFNIERLGNAIRSLSLAQAAFDMAVEHAKVRRQFDRPLCEFQGLQWKFAEMKIKLEAARLMIYRAAANAEKQPPTAMDTAMAKAFANQSAFEVVNEALQIFGGYGYSTEYPIEYLFRRIRGWMIAGGTIEILKNKIAEGIFERSFSQRPPKAK
- a CDS encoding CaiB/BaiF CoA transferase family protein → MGRLPLEGVKVLDVSTMIAAPFGAVLLGDFGADIIKVEMPGKGDTLRSVGPFLDKEPLRWPGLSRNKKSLTLDLHKPEGIEIFKKLAAKVDIIIENFRPGTLEKWGAGYEELKKINPNLVMVRVSGYGQTGPYREKAGFGTPATAFSGYTYLQGFPDRHPVSPSFSLTDYITGIYVAFAAVTAVYYRDVNPEGSGQMVDIALYESVFRMMEFLIAEHDQLGKVRERAPGLFGHSSPSGTFQTKDGQWVVLVTSTDSTFERLAKAMDREDMLSDPKFHINAKRLENNDETNQIVADWILTMNRDELLQRLDEYGVPVSPILSIKDIFENPQYKARENIIEVKHPRLGQIKVPGIVPKFEKTPGSIRHVAPDLGEHNNEILSSFLGLNPKEIEELRENGVI
- a CDS encoding Gfo/Idh/MocA family protein; the protein is MKTVTIALIGGGYAAFLHANGYAKVHGVRVRLKTIVDIDVEKVQEFAKKYGIEQVTANFDEVLQDDEIDVIDIVTPPHLHIKFALKALKAGKHVICEKPLTGYFGEADDEKPIGMKVSKAKMYETVLKEIEEAREIVKSSNRMFMYAENYIYCPSIVKAAEIIRSKKSKLLFMKGEESLRGSSSPVAGMWEKTGGGSLIRMGCHPLSGVLWLKQVEAQARNEEISVTSVTADMGNIGKTLTAHEKRHLTSNPIDVEDFSNVTITFSDGTKAVVMASDNVLGGVKNYVEIYANDGAIMCNITPADNLKTYFLDQDGLDDVYFSEMQPEKTGWNPVFVADEILRGYTFELQEFAECAAYGRKPLSDIDLAYETTKVIYAAYLSASEGRKVTF
- a CDS encoding MFS transporter produces the protein MFWFKFYRDPKDSRYINQAEMEYIRQGGGLAETAGTVKTLNLAHLRHLFNHRQLWGIYIGQFANTSTLFFFLTWFPTYLVSAKHMQFLKAGFLGSIPYIAAFLGVIFSGYLSDRMLRRGFSTGASRKTPIITGLLLACAIILANYTTSTSMIITIMSVAFFAQGMSAISWTLVSDIAPSELVGLAGGVFNFMGNLAGIVTPLVVGIIVNATHSFSGALVFISVVALIGALSYIFIAGKIQRIEINE
- a CDS encoding sugar phosphate isomerase/epimerase family protein, translating into MTRQFSLAHLTVLGCTPPEMTYIAARTGYDFVSFRPIDLGTPNEPKYPLAEDKVMMRQTKAALAETGVKLLDIELARIYDGVDPKIYLPAMEVAAELGGRHILTSAWTEDRNFVIDCFSELCDLAKPFGLTVDFEFVTWASVTTLKEAVDIVSAANRENAGIMVDTLHFNRSHVRLEELDSVPREWFHFAHVCDAPKEIPTTREGLLHTGRAERLYVGEGGIDIAAILNRMPEIPYSLELPHVKRVQELGYEEFARRCLQTAKDYLDTHSSPCNR
- the aroQ gene encoding type II 3-dehydroquinate dehydratase, encoding MKKILMLHGINHNMFGKRDPVQYGTITLDQINERLNELAKELGVEVESFQTNHEGEMCERIHQAFFENTDAVIINAGAWTHYSYGLRDALAILTVPIIEIHMSNIHAREEFRHHSVFAEIAKGQICGFGVDSYLLGLRAAVAAIE
- a CDS encoding thiamine pyrophosphate-binding protein, translated to MKDLISHQLVKYLEDRGVEHIFGLCGHTNIAVLAALEKSSIQFINTRHEQIAAHAADGYARAKKQTAVVLSHLGPGLTNAATGVANAALDSIPMVVIAGDVPSHYYGKHPHQEVNLHADASQYEIYRPFVKRAWRVDRPDLFPEILEKAFQLAESGRPGPVLVDVPMDIFSKEVDVALFERLKHHTKTIRKPSIDEETAKQIIERLSNAKYPLIYAGGGVMLANAAEELREFVGHLGIPVAYSVMGKGAVADDHPFALGMTGFWGTQFVNDKCRQADYILALGTRFAEADCSSWEPEYTFHFPPTKLIHIDIDANEIGRNFPVEIGAVADLKQALTVLNRVAKAMVPQGMQKEALKQEIASYKKEFTAKNHVHIENPSFPMRPERILQEVREALPRDAYITTDVGWNKNGVGQQFPIYEAGTILTPGGYCTMGFGAPAALGAKIAQPEKVVVSLVGDGGFGQNPAVLATAVEENIPVIWVIMNNSAFGTIAGLEKAHYDTTYGTVFKKEGQSYSPDYASIAKAYGVDGVKIQSAEEFKPALQRAIASNKPFVIDVAMLNEPVPTSGHWNILDIYSPNEKKSHVSTD